A single region of the Deltaproteobacteria bacterium CG11_big_fil_rev_8_21_14_0_20_49_13 genome encodes:
- a CDS encoding UDP-N-acetylmuramate--L-alanine ligase, with the protein MFKKYQHIHFVGIGGIGMSGIAQVLLTLGYKVSGSDLKKGSTTTQLARRGAKIFFGHKKENVGDAHVVVISSAVHYDNPEVIEAKVRGIPIVPRAEMLSELMRLKYGIAVAGTHGKTTTTSLIATILSNAGLDPTIVVGGVVNSFRTNAKLGKGDYLVAEADESDRSFLKLTPTIAVITNIDPEHMENYRDFQHVRETYASFANKVPFYGCVIACVDHPEVEALITHIERRVITYGIEGGDFTARNIRQEEGVIYFDAYNKGEPLGDVSLAIPGRHNVLNALATIAAAMELEVPFAKIRKGLSKFKGIERRFQVLSKKQGGPMVVTDYAHHPREIDAVLGSAADGWKERRVICVMQPHRYTRLSSLFNEFVEALARPDMLYVMPVYAAGEAVIEGATGERLFEEAKKIRKEKPTFFAKNKAEMFKKVGAEGKEGDIILFLGAGDIWKMGKEFAKLWH; encoded by the coding sequence ATGTTTAAAAAGTATCAGCACATACATTTTGTAGGCATAGGCGGCATCGGGATGAGCGGTATCGCCCAGGTCCTTCTTACTCTCGGATATAAAGTGAGCGGATCCGATCTTAAGAAGGGCTCCACAACCACCCAGCTGGCAAGGCGCGGCGCAAAGATATTCTTCGGGCACAAGAAAGAGAACGTGGGCGATGCCCATGTGGTTGTTATCTCCTCGGCCGTACATTACGACAATCCTGAAGTTATAGAGGCGAAGGTTCGCGGTATTCCGATAGTCCCCCGCGCGGAGATGTTGTCCGAGCTGATGCGGCTTAAATACGGCATCGCAGTCGCCGGCACGCACGGAAAGACAACGACGACCTCTTTGATAGCAACGATACTTTCGAACGCAGGGCTCGATCCCACCATAGTTGTGGGAGGTGTCGTGAACAGCTTCAGGACGAACGCAAAGCTCGGCAAGGGCGATTATCTAGTTGCCGAGGCGGACGAATCGGACAGGTCGTTCTTAAAACTTACGCCTACAATAGCCGTCATCACCAACATCGATCCCGAGCATATGGAGAACTACAGGGACTTTCAGCACGTACGAGAAACGTACGCGTCTTTTGCCAACAAGGTCCCGTTCTACGGGTGCGTGATAGCTTGCGTGGATCACCCCGAGGTTGAGGCGCTCATAACTCATATCGAACGAAGGGTGATAACGTACGGGATCGAAGGCGGGGATTTTACAGCAAGGAACATAAGACAGGAAGAAGGGGTCATTTATTTTGACGCCTACAACAAGGGCGAGCCGCTCGGAGACGTTTCGCTCGCAATTCCGGGGAGGCACAATGTCCTCAACGCCCTCGCCACGATAGCCGCGGCGATGGAACTGGAGGTCCCTTTTGCAAAGATCAGGAAGGGGCTTTCAAAGTTCAAGGGGATAGAGAGGCGTTTTCAGGTCCTTTCGAAAAAGCAGGGCGGCCCGATGGTCGTCACCGATTACGCGCATCATCCAAGAGAGATAGATGCGGTCCTCGGTTCGGCGGCAGATGGATGGAAGGAGAGGCGGGTAATATGCGTCATGCAGCCCCACAGATACACAAGGCTTTCATCGCTCTTTAACGAGTTCGTTGAGGCGCTCGCAAGACCGGACATGCTCTATGTGATGCCGGTATATGCCGCGGGCGAGGCCGTTATTGAAGGCGCAACCGGCGAGAGGCTCTTTGAAGAGGCGAAGAAGATACGAAAAGAAAAGCCGACGTTCTTTGCAAAGAACAAGGCGGAGATGTTCAAAAAGGTGGGCGCAGAAGGAAAAGAGGGGGACATAATACTTTTTCTGGGCGCCGGAGATATCTGGAAGATGGGGAAGGAATTCGCAAAATTATGGCACTGA
- the murG gene encoding undecaprenyldiphospho-muramoylpentapeptide beta-N-acetylglucosaminyltransferase, with protein MKDKSRVTGHGSRILIAGGGTGGHLFPAIAVAEELSSSHPEIRLAFVGTARGLEARVIPLTMWELITMSVPSFKGMGLMFKIKTVLSMPYVLLQAVSIIMKHKPSLVIGVGGYSAGPITLMAALMLIPTVAMEQNAIPGITNRILGRFVKKVFVMFEGSAKYFPKKKVMVLGNPVRKKIIDVAAHKPVNRRGFTLLIFGGSQGARSINQKMVEALNYLTEEKDDLTIIHQIGRAEDVERFSAIYKAKGFRAEVYHFIEDMGKAYSSADMVLCRSGATSVAELSVAGKPSMFIPFPYAADNHQEANAKELVDVGGAVMLLDKEVTGELLAEKIKDLLGDPLKLDAMSQAMKRFGKPDAAKNIVNECLKYV; from the coding sequence ATGAAAGACAAGTCACGGGTCACGGGTCACGGGTCACGGATTTTAATAGCAGGCGGCGGCACCGGCGGGCACCTTTTCCCGGCGATAGCCGTGGCGGAGGAGCTCTCTTCGAGCCATCCCGAGATAAGGCTCGCGTTCGTCGGAACGGCCCGCGGTCTGGAGGCTCGCGTTATTCCGCTTACCATGTGGGAGCTCATAACGATGAGCGTCCCATCATTCAAGGGGATGGGTCTCATGTTCAAGATAAAGACCGTCTTATCCATGCCGTATGTGCTATTACAGGCGGTATCTATTATAATGAAGCATAAGCCGTCGCTTGTGATCGGTGTCGGCGGATATTCGGCCGGGCCGATAACCCTCATGGCGGCTCTAATGCTTATTCCGACGGTCGCAATGGAACAGAACGCGATACCGGGCATAACCAACAGGATCCTTGGCAGGTTCGTTAAAAAGGTATTCGTGATGTTTGAAGGGTCGGCAAAATATTTTCCGAAGAAGAAGGTGATGGTCCTTGGGAACCCGGTGAGAAAAAAGATAATAGATGTTGCCGCACATAAGCCGGTCAACCGGCGCGGTTTCACTCTTTTGATATTCGGCGGTTCGCAAGGCGCCAGATCGATCAACCAAAAGATGGTGGAAGCGCTCAATTATTTAACGGAAGAGAAGGACGACCTTACCATCATCCATCAGATAGGCCGAGCCGAGGATGTCGAAAGATTCAGCGCCATCTACAAGGCCAAGGGATTCAGGGCCGAGGTCTATCACTTCATCGAAGATATGGGGAAGGCCTATTCCTCGGCTGACATGGTGCTCTGCAGAAGCGGCGCTACAAGCGTTGCAGAACTTTCCGTGGCCGGAAAACCTTCCATGTTCATCCCGTTCCCCTACGCCGCCGATAATCATCAAGAGGCCAATGCAAAGGAGCTTGTCGATGTCGGCGGGGCGGTAATGCTTTTGGATAAAGAGGTAACGGGAGAGCTGCTTGCAGAAAAGATAAAGGACCTTCTGGGCGATCCGTTGAAGCTTGATGCGATGTCCCAGGCCATGAAGAGGTTCGGAAAACCGGATGCGGCGAAGAATATAGTTAACGAGTGTTTAAAATATGTTTAA
- the ftsW gene encoding putative lipid II flippase FtsW — translation MYQDDGTIVRRVHFDYVLLIVTALLVMIGVIMVYSSSAVLAREKMGDGYFFLKKEIVFACIGFAMLTMATKVPYKWWKKLVYPVLGIAFVLLLLSFIPGLKNTAGGASRWVKFGPITFQPSEFAKFALVIFLAYSLEKKASRIKTFGIGFLSHVAVAGALIVMVLLQKDMGAAFMLAVIAGVMMFVAGVRVSYLAGIAVAALPAFYFLVAGVAYRRKRILAFLDPWSDRYGSGFQIIQSLVSFNEGGILGRGLGEGQQKLFYLPEAHTDFIFSVLGEEMGLIGVMAVITLFAVFFWRAVVIGLKAPDLFSRYFAFGIAIFIGLQAVFNFSVVMGLLPTKGLVLPFISYGGSALTTFLISVGVLLNISTYSKTAGEQK, via the coding sequence ATGTATCAAGACGACGGAACAATAGTTAGGCGCGTTCATTTTGACTATGTGCTTCTTATCGTCACGGCGCTTCTCGTGATGATAGGCGTCATAATGGTCTATAGCTCAAGCGCCGTACTTGCCCGCGAAAAGATGGGCGACGGATATTTCTTCCTGAAAAAAGAGATCGTATTCGCCTGCATCGGTTTTGCAATGCTTACCATGGCGACAAAGGTCCCCTACAAGTGGTGGAAGAAACTTGTATATCCGGTCCTTGGAATAGCGTTCGTGCTACTGTTGCTTTCGTTCATACCGGGACTTAAAAATACGGCAGGCGGCGCGTCGCGCTGGGTAAAGTTTGGGCCGATCACTTTCCAGCCTTCAGAATTCGCCAAGTTCGCACTCGTTATATTCCTTGCCTATTCGCTCGAAAAGAAGGCCTCGCGGATTAAGACGTTCGGCATCGGCTTCCTTTCGCACGTCGCTGTGGCAGGCGCCCTCATAGTTATGGTCCTTCTCCAGAAGGATATGGGCGCGGCCTTCATGCTTGCGGTCATAGCAGGGGTCATGATGTTCGTTGCCGGCGTCAGGGTCTCTTATCTTGCCGGTATAGCTGTGGCGGCCTTGCCGGCGTTCTATTTCCTGGTGGCAGGGGTCGCCTACAGAAGAAAGAGAATATTGGCTTTCCTTGACCCATGGAGCGATCGCTACGGTTCCGGTTTCCAAATCATCCAGTCCCTGGTCTCCTTTAATGAAGGCGGGATATTGGGCCGCGGTCTCGGTGAAGGTCAGCAAAAGCTCTTCTATTTACCTGAGGCGCACACCGACTTCATCTTTTCGGTCTTGGGTGAGGAGATGGGTCTCATCGGGGTGATGGCCGTTATAACGTTATTCGCGGTATTTTTCTGGAGGGCGGTTGTTATCGGCCTTAAGGCTCCGGATCTTTTCAGCAGATACTTCGCGTTCGGTATCGCGATCTTCATAGGATTGCAGGCGGTGTTTAATTTTAGCGTCGTTATGGGGCTCCTTCCCACGAAGGGGTTGGTGCTTCCCTTCATCAGTTACGGCGGAAGCGCCCTGACGACATTTTTGATCTCGGTCGGGGTGCTGCTCAACATTTCGACCTATAGCAAAACGGCTGGCGAACAGAAATAA
- the murD gene encoding UDP-N-acetylmuramoyl-L-alanine--D-glutamate ligase: MELKGKKILIVGFGRSGAAAARYCLGQGAKVTVTDTRTEESFDISALASMSESWQAHELALLRTFFGGNPAHLFEEADIIVPSPGVPLELEGIRRARAKKIPIVGEMELVLDKIKAPIIAITGTNGKSTVTTIIGEILKDAGKDVLVGGNLGTPLIELLEGEAGSERQEAGKTDFVVLEVSSYQLEISPNFHPQVALLLNITPDHLDRYNSMEDYIKAKALIDKNLTEKDVLIYNGSDELVAKIAAASKAKKLPFSLKDQRPFKDIDLNKAIIKGAHNKENLLAALFAVNALGIEPKVAQRVFEKFKGLPHRNQFVREIDGI; this comes from the coding sequence ATGGAGCTAAAAGGTAAAAAGATATTGATAGTAGGATTTGGAAGGTCGGGTGCGGCCGCCGCGAGGTACTGCCTTGGGCAGGGTGCTAAAGTGACCGTCACGGACACAAGGACTGAAGAGTCTTTCGACATAAGCGCCCTGGCCTCCATGTCGGAGTCATGGCAGGCTCACGAGCTTGCGCTCTTACGCACTTTCTTCGGAGGCAATCCGGCGCATCTCTTTGAAGAGGCCGACATCATCGTTCCGAGCCCAGGCGTTCCACTTGAGCTTGAGGGTATAAGAAGGGCACGCGCAAAGAAGATCCCGATAGTGGGGGAGATGGAGCTGGTTTTAGATAAGATAAAGGCCCCGATCATCGCGATAACGGGGACGAACGGAAAGTCTACGGTCACCACCATTATCGGAGAGATATTGAAAGATGCAGGAAAGGACGTGCTTGTCGGCGGCAATCTTGGAACGCCCCTGATCGAACTTTTGGAAGGAGAAGCAGGAAGCGAAAGGCAGGAGGCAGGAAAGACGGACTTTGTTGTTCTGGAAGTTTCCAGTTATCAGCTGGAGATATCGCCTAACTTCCATCCGCAAGTTGCTCTTCTTCTGAACATCACGCCGGACCATCTTGATAGATACAATTCGATGGAGGATTATATAAAGGCAAAGGCCCTTATCGATAAGAACCTGACGGAGAAAGACGTTCTGATCTATAACGGTTCTGATGAGCTCGTTGCAAAGATAGCGGCCGCGTCCAAGGCCAAAAAGTTACCATTCTCATTAAAGGATCAAAGGCCGTTCAAGGATATAGATCTTAATAAGGCGATCATAAAAGGGGCCCATAACAAAGAGAACCTCCTTGCGGCGCTTTTTGCCGTGAACGCATTGGGCATTGAACCAAAAGTGGCACAAAGGGTCTTCGAAAAATTCAAAGGTCTTCCACACAGGAACCAGTTCGTAAGGGAAATAGACGGTATCAA
- a CDS encoding phospho-N-acetylmuramoyl-pentapeptide-transferase: MLYHLLYPLHDRLMAFNVFRYITVRTFAALFTAMIIYFLFGKWLISYMQKKQFWQAVRDDGPVQHLNKGKTPTMGGVLIWIGVLISTLLWTRLDNPYVFLALGIGTAYALIGFLDDYRKVILRDAHGLRARFKFPFQVGVAVAGSLILFDGMGFDRHLSVPFIKGFYPLLGIAGATAFASLVIVGTSNAVNLTDGLDGLVAVPAIISLFAFAILSYTAGHLKIASYLAVPFIPGAGELTIICGAIMGALIGFLWFNAHPAEIFMGDVGALPIGAALGTVAVVTKNEFLLVLIGGIFVLETVSVITQVISFKLTGKRVFRMAPLHHHFELKGWKESKIIVRFWIIALVLALLSLATLKLR, translated from the coding sequence ATGTTATATCATCTACTATATCCGCTGCACGACAGGCTCATGGCGTTCAACGTCTTTCGCTATATCACCGTTCGTACTTTCGCGGCGCTCTTTACCGCGATGATCATATATTTCCTTTTCGGCAAGTGGCTGATATCTTACATGCAAAAGAAACAGTTCTGGCAGGCGGTTCGCGATGACGGCCCCGTACAACACCTGAACAAGGGAAAGACCCCTACCATGGGCGGAGTGCTCATCTGGATAGGAGTCCTTATATCCACACTTCTCTGGACGAGGCTTGATAACCCTTACGTCTTCCTTGCCCTTGGTATCGGCACGGCCTATGCGCTCATAGGTTTCCTGGATGATTACAGAAAAGTCATCCTGCGGGATGCGCACGGACTACGCGCGAGATTTAAATTCCCGTTTCAGGTGGGAGTTGCCGTTGCCGGTTCGCTCATACTCTTTGACGGCATGGGATTCGACAGACATCTATCGGTCCCCTTCATCAAGGGGTTCTATCCGCTCTTGGGAATAGCCGGCGCTACGGCCTTCGCATCGCTTGTGATCGTGGGCACATCTAACGCCGTCAATCTCACCGACGGCCTTGACGGGCTTGTTGCGGTGCCGGCAATAATCTCGCTCTTTGCCTTCGCCATTCTTTCCTACACGGCGGGCCATTTAAAGATAGCTTCCTATCTTGCGGTGCCCTTTATACCGGGAGCAGGTGAGTTGACGATAATTTGCGGGGCCATAATGGGGGCGTTGATAGGTTTCTTGTGGTTCAACGCACATCCGGCGGAGATATTTATGGGCGACGTTGGGGCGCTTCCGATAGGAGCGGCCTTGGGTACGGTTGCTGTTGTTACAAAGAACGAGTTCCTGCTCGTTCTTATCGGCGGAATATTCGTTCTGGAGACGGTATCTGTCATTACGCAGGTGATATCATTTAAACTGACTGGCAAGCGGGTGTTTAGGATGGCCCCGCTTCATCATCACTTTGAACTTAAAGGATGGAAGGAGTCGAAGATAATTGTGAGATTTTGGATCATAGCTCTTGTTTTGGCGCTTTTGAGCCTTGCAACATTGAAGCTGAGATGA